The Brevinematales bacterium genome includes the window AAATTAATAGTAATATTGTATTTATTCCGGAGAAAATTGGTTTGGATATAGAATTTTCAAGCAAGACAGAGTTGGATAGACAAAATTTTAGGATAATAAGGAAGATCTTGCAAATAGGGCATAACCAGAATTTATTAGTTGTAGCGTATGAGGATAAAATTGTGGGTCTTTCCAAGCCTGAGAATATCAAGAGTACCAAATCTATACTTATTCACATAGTAGACAATTTTTGGGAAGTGTTAATAAGAGATGGGTTTATGAAAAAAGAAAAGTTACCTAAAGATTTAGTTATGAAGATAAAGGAAACTACATTTTTATCTATGATAAAGTTTAGGAATGGTTTTCCAGAACTTCATAAGTCTTCTTTGAATAGACAAAGATTAAGGAGTGCTATAAAGCAGACATTTAAAGATTTAGAAGAGAATAAGATAAAGAAGTTAATTAAGTTAATTTCAGATGTTTCAAAGTTACCACACGGTTTGATAATGATAATAACGACTAGAGAGGTTGCTAAATCTGAGGTTAACAGATTGTCAAATAGAATATTTAAAATAGAACCATTCAGTCTTTTTAATGAAAAAGATGATGTTAAATCGGATATAATATCTTCTATAACATCTATTGATGGAGCAATAATAATAGACACAGATGGTTTGTGTTATGGTATGGGTATAATACTTGATGGTGATGTTTCAATAGCTGAAAAGCCATCTAGGGGATCAAGGTATAACTCTTCAATAAGATATATTGATAGTAGAAATAGGGATGCTATAGCGGTAGTTTTGTCAGAGGATGGAATGCTTGATATTATTACTGCAGAAGATATTAAGAGTAGTGGAGTTGAGGAAATGATAGAAACACTTATAAGTGAGAGTGAGAATATTATTGTTTTATAACTTAAGTAATATTTCTTAAGAACTTAGCATCTTCTTCTGGTATGGATGGGTTTATAAACATACCTGAGCCGAGTTCAAATCCTGCTGATCTTGTAAGTCTGGGTACTACTGTTATGTACCAATGGAAGAATTTATTTTTCCCATATGATATGGGAGATGTTCTAATTATGTAGTTATAGTCTGGATTATTTAACCCTTTGTAAAGTTTGTATAAGAAATCTTTTAATACTCTTGCAAGGTCTTTTATTTCTTCTTCGGTTATATCTCTAAACCTTGATTTGTGATGTTTGGGTAGTATCCAAGAATGGAATGGTGATGATGCTGCGTATAATACCATTGCAATAAAACTATTAGATTCAATTACTATTCTTTCTCCTGATTTTATTTCTTCTTCTATGAGTTTACAGAAAACACATTTCCCATGATCGCTGTAGTATTTAAATGCTTCTTCTACTCTTTGTTTTACGTCTCTAGGTATTATAGGTAATGCTAGTATTTGTGAGTGAGGATGTACTAAAGATGCTCCTGCTTTGTAGCCATGGTTTCTGAATATTACTACGTATTCTATATTTTCTTTTTCAGTTATCGCAGTTTCTCTTTGCTTATAGAATCTTATAATCTTTTCAACTTCCTCGTATGACATTACTGCGGGAGTTGTATTATGAATTGGAGATTCTATAATGACTTCATGTATTCCGTACCCGGAAGTTGATCTAAAAATGTCTTTTTCTTGCCATTCGAATTTGATTTTATCGTTGAGAGCAGGAAACTTGTTGTATACAGATCTTAGTATCCATTTATCATTATCACTAGAGATTCTATCTATTTCAGCATGAGGAAATTTGTCTTCGTTACCAGGACAAAAAGGACAATTTTCATCGTATTCTTTTTCTGATACTAGTTTGGGGCTATTGTCAATAAAATCGTGGGGCCTCTTTGCTCTTTCTTTTGCTATTATTACCCATTCTTTGTAAACTATATTCTGTCTAAGTTCTGACATAGAATTATCTTGATTGTTGATTTTGTTGTTTAGTTTCTTCAAGTAACTCATTGTACATCATTTTAATTCTCTTTCTTTCTCTTAGTAATAACTCGAAGAAGTCTGTCATTCTAGCTTGTTCTATATTTTTTCTCCTTATTGTTTCTTTTGCTAGTATTTGCCATACACTTTCATCGTCAATATCATCAACTGGTTCTATTAGGAATGGCGTGTATTCAATGTCAATACCTTGAATATATGTTACAAAATCTCCTCCTTGTGCTTGAGGCGTTTTATATATAACTATTGATTCAAGTCTGTAGAATGGTATTGATTTAGGGTACAAAGAATCTCTCTTTATTATTTTGAGTCTCTCGTCATCAATGAAATTAGGATTAAACCATACGAGAGTTTTCCATCCTTGGAATAGTAAGTCTCCTAAGAAGTACTCGTGTATGTTGAAATCTCTATCCATAAGCCTTATTGCTAATTGGTATGGATAGTTTCTGCCAGCTACTCTTACTGAAATAGATTTTATTTCATTTACGTTTATTGCTACTCCGTTACCTACATTTATAAACTTACCGTTCTCGTCAAAAACAGGAATACTAAAATTAGGTCTTATTATAGC containing:
- the galT gene encoding galactose-1-phosphate uridylyltransferase — its product is MSYLKKLNNKINNQDNSMSELRQNIVYKEWVIIAKERAKRPHDFIDNSPKLVSEKEYDENCPFCPGNEDKFPHAEIDRISSDNDKWILRSVYNKFPALNDKIKFEWQEKDIFRSTSGYGIHEVIIESPIHNTTPAVMSYEEVEKIIRFYKQRETAITEKENIEYVVIFRNHGYKAGASLVHPHSQILALPIIPRDVKQRVEEAFKYYSDHGKCVFCKLIEEEIKSGERIVIESNSFIAMVLYAASSPFHSWILPKHHKSRFRDITEEEIKDLARVLKDFLYKLYKGLNNPDYNYIIRTSPISYGKNKFFHWYITVVPRLTRSAGFELGSGMFINPSIPEEDAKFLRNIT
- a CDS encoding flagellar filament outer layer protein FlaA is translated as MRYLIFVIVFSVLFVPYLNGVIKEVLIDFSKSDEMFLRNMPQPKETYDTNENGVYKVYVSAQEYFIENWKVELNSSAKNMSIVNMVNSYPKRVDSKVYGSVLGIRVRFPQGNMPAYAIIRPNFSIPVFDENGKFINVGNGVAINVNEIKSISVRVAGRNYPYQLAIRLMDRDFNIHEYFLGDLLFQGWKTLVWFNPNFIDDERLKIIKRDSLYPKSIPFYRLESIVIYKTPQAQGGDFVTYIQGIDIEYTPFLIEPVDDIDDESVWQILAKETIRRKNIEQARMTDFFELLLRERKRIKMMYNELLEETKQQNQQSR